A genomic stretch from Fodinibius salinus includes:
- a CDS encoding tetratricopeptide repeat protein: MKKLLLFLFLIFSSSSLMAQNATSPPDGMSEVGAYSLFLENYKSDSFEKAVKFGRWIWEGMPESIEGYSRFELKRNLRRLANSYSGYAEELEDPAMQEAYADTALQIYDQMFKKYSDKSNHYSWYINRGRLYQTHSNVFDNASAKASENYYKAFELRPEEFTNYGDGYYIQVMLQEMIAQGKKDKALSVMKKAEPYASEKLKTTFNDKRNQLFESPGERITFLEGRLKENPKNQKVLSSLRDLYREQEMTKKERSVAEKLYKLNPSYGNTMALADFAVSNANHNMAIKYFNEAMDKAQSDKQKAEISIKISDAYLNSGRLRKAREYARSATDYDSDWGAPYIQIADIYARAVSKCAEGRKMERRDKTVYWLVLDYLDKAKRIDPNTTNEVERKYKSYSPVTPTNEEKFFWDPPLNSGDEFKIDGSLMECYEWINETTTVR, from the coding sequence ATGAAGAAGCTTTTACTATTTTTATTCTTGATTTTCAGCAGTAGTTCCCTGATGGCTCAAAATGCCACATCGCCTCCTGATGGGATGAGTGAAGTAGGAGCCTATTCGCTTTTTTTAGAAAACTACAAAAGTGATTCTTTTGAAAAAGCTGTAAAGTTTGGCCGGTGGATCTGGGAAGGGATGCCGGAAAGTATTGAAGGCTATAGTCGGTTTGAGCTAAAAAGAAATCTGCGACGTCTTGCCAATTCTTACAGTGGATATGCAGAAGAATTGGAAGACCCCGCTATGCAGGAAGCCTATGCAGATACGGCATTGCAGATTTATGATCAGATGTTTAAGAAGTATTCTGATAAGTCAAATCATTATAGTTGGTATATAAATCGTGGACGCCTTTATCAAACCCATTCTAATGTGTTCGATAATGCTTCTGCAAAAGCTTCGGAAAATTACTATAAAGCATTTGAATTGCGTCCAGAAGAATTCACTAACTATGGTGATGGGTATTATATACAGGTAATGTTGCAAGAAATGATTGCTCAAGGAAAGAAAGACAAGGCTCTCAGTGTTATGAAAAAGGCAGAGCCTTATGCTTCTGAAAAGTTAAAAACGACCTTTAATGATAAACGGAACCAGCTTTTTGAATCTCCTGGAGAACGGATCACCTTTTTGGAAGGGCGTTTGAAAGAAAATCCTAAAAACCAGAAGGTATTGTCTTCGCTGCGTGATCTTTATAGAGAGCAGGAAATGACAAAAAAAGAGCGATCGGTAGCAGAAAAGTTGTATAAGCTAAATCCCAGCTATGGAAATACAATGGCCTTGGCGGATTTTGCTGTCAGCAATGCCAATCACAATATGGCTATTAAGTACTTTAATGAAGCGATGGACAAGGCCCAATCGGATAAACAAAAGGCTGAAATTTCGATTAAAATCTCTGATGCATATTTGAATAGTGGAAGACTAAGAAAGGCTCGTGAATATGCACGTAGTGCTACTGACTATGACAGCGATTGGGGCGCTCCATATATCCAAATTGCAGATATTTATGCTCGGGCTGTAAGTAAATGTGCAGAAGGGCGTAAGATGGAGCGAAGAGATAAAACCGTTTATTGGTTGGTGCTCGACTATTTGGATAAGGCAAAACGAATAGATCCCAATACTACTAATGAAGTAGAACGTAAATATAAATCTTATAGTCCGGTTACGCCCACAAACGAAGAAAAATTCTTCTGGGATCCTCCCCTTAATTCTGGGGATGAATTTAAAATTGACGGATCACTGATGGAATGCTACGAATGGATTAATGAAACAACAACCGTACGCTAG
- a CDS encoding glycogen/starch synthase: protein MKVLYAAAEISPFARMTHTADLLRFLPASLQDKGYEIRILLPKYGTINDRRNRLHEVIRLSGIEVEVGEKVESMRIKVASIPNAKLQVYFLDNDTYFNRKSMFMNPETDEHYDDNDERIVFYSKGVLETIAKLGWEPDIIHCHDWAAGLIPLLAKHKYNDLDIYKDTDVIYNIHHPENNGVFNKKLLDLVGLPDSVDQDNLIDGDNVDLRTLGVKFSDHLVTGNHITDELDELFDELGVSPDKIQGSPEDVSDKFAAYYDEIAGVEEETEES, encoded by the coding sequence ATGAAAGTTTTATACGCTGCCGCTGAGATATCTCCATTTGCCCGCATGACCCATACGGCCGATCTGTTACGATTTTTGCCGGCCTCTTTGCAGGATAAGGGGTACGAAATTCGCATTCTACTTCCCAAGTATGGTACTATTAATGACCGACGGAATCGATTGCACGAGGTTATTCGATTATCGGGTATTGAGGTTGAAGTAGGTGAAAAAGTTGAAAGTATGCGCATTAAGGTGGCTAGTATCCCAAATGCGAAGCTACAGGTTTACTTTTTGGATAATGATACGTATTTCAACCGCAAATCGATGTTCATGAATCCAGAAACAGATGAACATTATGATGATAATGATGAACGTATTGTTTTTTACAGCAAAGGAGTGCTCGAAACAATAGCTAAATTGGGCTGGGAGCCAGATATTATTCACTGTCACGATTGGGCAGCTGGGCTTATTCCTTTGTTAGCCAAGCATAAGTATAATGATCTTGATATATATAAGGATACGGATGTTATCTACAACATTCACCATCCCGAAAATAATGGAGTGTTTAACAAGAAGTTGCTTGATCTTGTCGGTTTGCCTGATTCTGTGGACCAAGACAATTTAATTGATGGTGATAACGTTGACTTACGCACTCTTGGTGTTAAATTCAGCGATCACTTGGTTACAGGTAATCATATTACAGATGAATTAGATGAGCTCTTTGATGAGCTGGGTGTCTCCCCTGACAAAATTCAGGGATCACCGGAAGACGTATCTGATAAGTTTGCCGCTTATTATGATGAGATTGCTGGTGTAGAAGAAGAAACTGAAGAATCGTAA
- a CDS encoding phosphosulfolactate synthase, translated as MAFTLNHLPKRTEKPREKGMTLVLDKGLSVREVEDFCKSCSNHFDIVKLGWGTSYVTQNLEEKLAVYSNFDIPVYFGGTLFEAYVLRDQLDAYMELLDRFNIQHAEVSNGTIWLSDKRKVEIIQRMSKHFTILSEIGSKNPNDIIPPYKWVKMIERELDAGAWKIICEARESGTVGVFRPNGEVRSGLIDEIADQVPVENLIFEAPQKAQQVWFIRKFGSNVNLGNVQPSEVIPVETLRLGLRSDTLFDFYSLDDEEMDQLYADQEKKESDE; from the coding sequence ATGGCTTTTACGCTAAATCACCTACCAAAGCGAACTGAAAAACCTCGTGAAAAAGGAATGACCCTGGTCTTGGATAAGGGGTTGAGCGTCCGTGAGGTTGAAGATTTTTGTAAATCCTGTTCCAATCATTTTGATATCGTCAAGCTTGGATGGGGAACCAGTTATGTAACGCAAAACCTGGAAGAAAAGCTGGCGGTGTATTCTAACTTTGATATTCCGGTATATTTTGGAGGAACTCTTTTTGAAGCTTATGTGCTGCGCGACCAGCTTGATGCATATATGGAGTTGCTTGACCGGTTTAATATTCAGCATGCCGAAGTTTCTAATGGTACAATCTGGCTTTCTGATAAACGGAAAGTTGAGATCATCCAACGCATGAGTAAGCATTTTACTATTCTGTCAGAAATTGGCAGTAAAAATCCTAATGATATTATCCCTCCCTACAAGTGGGTAAAAATGATTGAGCGCGAGCTTGATGCCGGAGCCTGGAAAATTATTTGTGAGGCTCGAGAAAGCGGAACGGTTGGGGTATTTCGTCCCAACGGTGAAGTACGTTCTGGGCTCATTGATGAAATAGCTGATCAGGTACCCGTTGAAAACTTAATTTTTGAGGCTCCTCAAAAAGCCCAGCAGGTTTGGTTTATCAGAAAATTTGGTAGCAATGTCAATTTAGGGAATGTCCAACCCTCCGAGGTAATTCCTGTGGAAACATTGCGCCTTGGTCTTCGAAGCGATACTCTTTTCGATTTTTATTCGCTTGATGATGAAGAGATGGATCAGCTTTATGCCGACCAAGAAAAAAAAGAGTCAGACGAGTAA
- the glgB gene encoding 1,4-alpha-glucan branching protein GlgB, with protein sequence MNQKFQHFNTNRWQEGNYSEAYKYLGAHPAEHGVYFSVWAPNATRLSVVGTFNKWGGQKNLMEKDEATGIWSAFVSDANPGDLYKYEIQTESNSDPFLKSDPYGWAMELPPKTASQIYEPKFEWDDSCWLQDRRQNQSLNKPLSIYEVHLGSWKRKDSTNQYLTYRELADRLIPYVQKMGFTHIEVMPVAEHPYDPSWGYQITGYFAPTSRFGEPDGFKYFVNECHKQGIGVIMDWVPGHFPKDEYALHMFDGTPLYEYGDSQKRQQKDWNTHIFDYSKAGVRNFLLSNAHYWCNNFHIDGFRVDAVASMLYLDYSKGPDEWSPNKYGGRENLEAVSFLEDFNEMIHQQFPGVLTLAEESTAWPGVTTAVNKGGLGFDYKWDMGWMNDTLEYIARPPASRKGNTKNITFPMMYNETEDFVLPLSHDEVVHLKKPLVRKGWGNEQQQFANLRLLFTYMYGHPGKKLLFMGGEFAETREWSESRSLYWDLLEEHRHSGIQTMIQDLNKLYCNEPVLYKRLSNENSFKWIDRGVSPPSCFTFLRGKPESVGHLLFILNFSDQEIGNYQPDRLNDHQYLTLFNSESKYYGGTNTGGLCGSPDKQHLWIASFSGLILQSQ encoded by the coding sequence ATGAACCAGAAATTCCAACATTTTAATACTAATCGATGGCAAGAGGGGAATTATTCCGAGGCCTATAAGTATTTGGGAGCACATCCAGCGGAGCATGGAGTTTATTTTTCGGTATGGGCTCCTAATGCAACCCGCCTGAGCGTAGTTGGGACATTTAATAAATGGGGTGGCCAGAAAAACCTAATGGAAAAAGATGAGGCTACTGGTATATGGAGTGCCTTTGTCTCCGATGCAAATCCGGGTGACCTTTATAAATATGAGATACAAACTGAGAGCAACAGTGATCCCTTTCTAAAATCTGATCCTTATGGATGGGCAATGGAGCTCCCCCCAAAAACGGCATCGCAAATTTATGAGCCCAAATTTGAATGGGATGATAGCTGTTGGTTGCAAGATCGCCGGCAAAATCAATCTTTGAATAAGCCTTTATCAATTTATGAGGTTCACTTGGGGTCGTGGAAACGAAAAGACAGTACTAACCAATACTTGACCTATCGGGAGCTTGCCGACCGGCTTATCCCCTATGTGCAAAAAATGGGATTTACCCATATCGAGGTAATGCCTGTTGCTGAGCATCCATATGATCCGTCTTGGGGATATCAGATCACCGGTTATTTTGCGCCGACCAGTCGGTTCGGAGAACCTGACGGCTTTAAGTATTTTGTAAATGAGTGCCATAAACAGGGTATTGGTGTTATCATGGATTGGGTGCCGGGGCATTTCCCAAAGGATGAATATGCCTTGCATATGTTCGATGGGACCCCGCTCTATGAATATGGGGATTCCCAAAAGAGACAGCAAAAAGATTGGAATACTCATATTTTTGATTACAGCAAGGCCGGGGTACGTAATTTTTTACTTTCCAATGCCCATTATTGGTGTAATAATTTTCATATTGATGGTTTTCGAGTAGATGCAGTAGCTTCGATGTTATATTTAGATTATTCAAAAGGTCCCGATGAATGGTCACCGAACAAGTACGGGGGGCGAGAAAACCTTGAGGCTGTAAGCTTTTTGGAAGATTTTAATGAGATGATTCACCAGCAGTTTCCGGGAGTACTTACCCTTGCTGAAGAATCAACGGCTTGGCCTGGGGTAACCACAGCTGTTAATAAAGGGGGGTTAGGTTTTGATTATAAATGGGATATGGGATGGATGAACGATACGTTGGAATATATTGCACGTCCTCCTGCCAGTCGCAAGGGGAATACCAAAAATATCACCTTTCCCATGATGTATAATGAAACCGAAGATTTTGTGCTTCCTCTTTCGCATGATGAGGTCGTACACCTTAAAAAACCGCTGGTCAGGAAAGGATGGGGTAACGAACAGCAGCAGTTTGCCAATTTACGATTGCTTTTTACCTATATGTATGGCCATCCAGGAAAGAAGCTATTGTTTATGGGAGGCGAATTTGCAGAGACAAGAGAATGGTCAGAAAGCAGGTCTTTGTATTGGGATTTGCTTGAAGAGCATCGTCATTCAGGAATACAGACAATGATTCAAGACCTTAATAAACTCTACTGTAACGAGCCAGTACTCTATAAGCGGCTATCCAATGAGAATAGTTTTAAGTGGATAGACAGAGGGGTTTCTCCTCCGTCTTGCTTTACTTTTTTACGTGGGAAGCCGGAATCAGTAGGACATTTATTATTTATTCTCAATTTTTCTGATCAAGAGATAGGTAATTATCAACCTGACAGGTTAAATGATCATCAATATCTTACGTTGTTTAATAGTGAATCAAAATATTATGGGGGTACCAACACGGGAGGGTTATGTGGCTCCCCAGATAAACAGCATCTATGGATTGCTAGTTTTTCCGGACTTATCCTGCAATCACAATAG
- a CDS encoding murein transglycosylase domain-containing protein → MNNRITSHFKGVLTALAVFLFACVVDTAAQDSFEDFKQQYQQGYQQFLDSFENGIAKSQQDYEDYREAYKKEFEAFKEEMLQKWGDFKERSKKRWVEYKENGDLRISTDFEDGKVQVEVLADSKEEAGQVKEKMSEKVEKAVKSKGTREGFETEKMPNKEITKEPVLDDQLQKSEEEPVGEYAKEVAEQKTNTKKVKGKDGKSRYVVYVDFDLASDHLQKRARKVEDLVYDFAQKNNLDPSLVFAVIHVESYFNPTAASHANAYGLMQLVPTTGGRDAYRKIYNEDGIPTKEYLFDPGNNIEMGCTFIKILGRRYFKSVKDETTRLYMMISAYNTGAGNVAVAYTGDTGLRRAIQEANSMSAEENYEHLRENLEYAEARNYLKKVTSQREKYDKWKRQKSQ, encoded by the coding sequence ATGAATAATCGTATAACCAGTCATTTCAAGGGGGTGTTAACGGCATTAGCTGTTTTTCTTTTTGCATGCGTCGTTGATACAGCTGCGCAAGACAGTTTTGAGGATTTCAAACAGCAGTACCAGCAAGGTTACCAGCAATTTTTAGATAGTTTTGAGAATGGGATAGCTAAATCGCAGCAGGATTACGAAGACTATCGCGAAGCCTATAAAAAAGAGTTTGAGGCATTTAAGGAAGAGATGTTGCAAAAATGGGGAGACTTTAAAGAGCGTTCTAAAAAGCGATGGGTCGAATATAAAGAGAATGGAGACCTCCGTATTTCAACTGACTTTGAAGACGGTAAAGTGCAGGTAGAGGTATTGGCCGATAGCAAAGAAGAAGCCGGGCAGGTAAAAGAGAAAATGTCTGAAAAAGTGGAAAAGGCCGTGAAATCCAAAGGCACGCGCGAAGGTTTTGAAACAGAGAAGATGCCTAATAAAGAGATTACCAAAGAGCCGGTACTCGACGATCAGCTTCAGAAATCAGAAGAGGAACCTGTCGGAGAGTATGCAAAAGAAGTTGCCGAACAAAAAACCAATACCAAAAAGGTAAAAGGGAAAGACGGTAAATCACGTTATGTAGTATACGTAGATTTTGACTTGGCCAGTGACCACCTCCAAAAGCGCGCTCGTAAAGTGGAAGATCTAGTTTATGATTTTGCTCAAAAGAATAATCTGGATCCGTCATTAGTATTTGCTGTAATTCATGTGGAGTCGTACTTCAATCCCACCGCTGCATCACATGCTAATGCATATGGACTTATGCAGCTAGTGCCAACGACCGGTGGACGTGATGCTTATCGCAAAATTTATAACGAGGATGGTATCCCAACCAAGGAGTATTTATTTGACCCCGGCAATAATATTGAAATGGGATGTACATTTATCAAGATCCTGGGAAGGCGTTATTTTAAGAGTGTAAAGGATGAGACCACACGCTTGTATATGATGATTAGTGCTTATAATACAGGTGCGGGGAATGTTGCCGTGGCTTACACGGGAGATACAGGGCTACGACGTGCTATACAAGAGGCTAATAGCATGAGTGCCGAAGAAAACTACGAACATCTTCGAGAGAACCTGGAATATGCCGAAGCCCGTAACTATCTAAAAAAAGTAACTTCGCAGCGTGAAAAATACGATAAGTGGAAAAGACAAAAATCCCAATAG
- a CDS encoding LPP20 family lipoprotein, whose product MKIKTVLVVLLAGMLFVGCSSSEEVQDDSGDLPSWYTNPPSSDSEYIYSVGEATSSRRSMARKQAMQNGRAQLAIKIQSEVSAMQKNYAEETVSGESSNYSEVFTDVSKTVAEQTLRGVEVDESAFYRRQNNTKHEVLMLVRMPVGEAANSLNKALENTLSKEEELYTKFKASKAFEDMQKSIEDMKNGNMPSEQ is encoded by the coding sequence ATGAAGATAAAAACAGTACTCGTCGTTTTACTCGCAGGAATGTTATTTGTTGGCTGTAGCAGCTCAGAAGAAGTACAAGATGATTCTGGTGATCTGCCGAGCTGGTACACAAATCCACCCAGCAGTGATAGTGAGTATATCTATTCTGTTGGAGAGGCTACATCCTCACGTCGCAGCATGGCTCGAAAACAGGCAATGCAAAATGGTCGTGCGCAGCTGGCTATTAAAATTCAGTCAGAGGTAAGTGCAATGCAAAAAAATTACGCTGAAGAAACCGTATCCGGTGAGAGCAGTAATTACAGTGAAGTATTTACTGATGTATCAAAAACAGTAGCTGAACAAACACTGCGTGGTGTTGAAGTGGATGAGAGTGCTTTTTACCGTCGTCAAAATAATACCAAGCATGAAGTATTAATGCTTGTTAGGATGCCGGTAGGTGAAGCCGCAAATTCTCTCAACAAAGCATTGGAAAATACGCTTTCTAAAGAAGAGGAACTTTACACCAAGTTTAAGGCTTCGAAAGCATTTGAGGACATGCAAAAATCGATCGAAGATATGAAAAACGGAAATATGCCTTCCGAACAATAG